A stretch of the Aegilops tauschii subsp. strangulata cultivar AL8/78 chromosome 4, Aet v6.0, whole genome shotgun sequence genome encodes the following:
- the LOC109748953 gene encoding uncharacterized protein isoform X2: MVAEGMEFLLDAVDRFPVREEFADSLDNPDPVPLAYLLEKGGANPEFGRGEDHSGIADILCDGVLTDAQGGAHQRRVESPTRSAQSTGRVNPEAPGWTKRLRSWKCAT; this comes from the exons ATGGTCGCAGAAGGAATGGAGTTCCTACTGGATGCGGTTGACAG GTTCCCGGTGCGGGAGGAGTTTGCTGACAGTCTTGACAACCCAGATCCGGTCCCGCTCGCGTACCTTCTGGAGAAGGGCGGTGCAAATCCGGAGTTTGGACGGGGAGAAGACCACTCTGGGATTGCTGATATCCTGTGCGACGGTGTGCTAACTGACGCCCAAGGGGGTGCCCATCAACGACGTGTTGAGTCTCCGACGAGGTCGGCCCAATCGACGGGCAGGGTTAATCCAGAGGCCCCAGGCTGGACCAAAAG GCTTCGTTCTTGGAAGTGCGCCACCTGA
- the LOC109781190 gene encoding calcium uniporter protein 6, mitochondrial, with amino-acid sequence MLRAAASRLLVPLRRPSLSPAPSTAACTLRHLRLFSPPPQPRRGPDAEVTPAEARRLVRLVGVEALKRRLREDGRGEVVGYGELLDACVEAGAARTRGEAEVLARAMDDAGVVLLFRDKAYLHPEKVVDLVRRAVPLALAPDNDTRKEEFKQLQEKKEEIDKLAHKQVRRVLWTGLGFFMFQVGIFFRLTFWEFSWDVMEPIAFFTTTSGLLVGYAYFVITSRDPTYQDFMERMFDSRRRKLCVKHGFNMEKYLELQKHCKCPLEGNHSQGHD; translated from the exons ATGTTGCGCGCAGCCGCTTCCCGCCTCCTCGTGCCCCTCCGGAGGCCCTCCCTGTCTCCGGCACCTTCCACGGCGGCCTGCACTCTGCGGCACCTCCGCCTCTTctccccgccgccgcagccgcgtCGGGGTCCGGATGCGGAGGTGACGCCGGCGGAGGCGCGGCGTCTGGTGCGGCTCGTGGGCGTGGAGGCGCTCAAGAGGCGGCTGCGGGAGGACGGGCGCGGCGAGGTGGTCGGCTACGGGGAGCTCCTCGACGCATGCGTGGAGGCCGGCGCGGCCCGCACGCGCGGCGAGGCGGAGGTGCTGGCCCGGGCCATGGACGACGCCGGCGTCGTGCTTCTCTTCCGGGACAAGGCGTACCTCCACCCCGAGAAG GTTGTGGACCTGGTCAGAAGGGCGGTGCCGCTTGCACTCGCACCAGACAACGACACGAGAAAGGAAGAGTTTAAGCAGCTCCAGGAAAAGAAGGAAGAGATCGACAAGCTGGCACACAAGCAAGTCCGGCGAGTCCTGTGGACTGGCTTAGGGTTCTTCATGTTCCAGGTTGGGATCTTCTTCCGTCTCACGTTCTGGGAGTTCTCATGGGACGTGATGGAGCCGATCGCCTTCTTCACGACCACCTCGGGGCTGCTGGTTGGCTATGCCTACTTCGTCATCACCTCAAGGGACCCGACGTATCAAGACTTCATGGAGAGGATGTTTGATTCGAGGAGGAGAAAGCTTTGCGTGAAGCATGGTTTCAACATGGAGAAGTACCTGGAGCTGCAGAAACATTGCAAGTGCCCTCTGGAAGGCAATCATTCTCAGGGGCATGACTAG